Genomic DNA from candidate division KSB1 bacterium:
ATTGAAGATAGCTTCCTGGATAAATATGCGGAAGGGGCCGCAGTGGCTCAAAAATCCTGAAATTGCTAACTTAATAATTGAAAGTTTACTTTTTAATCATCAGAAATTGTATGATTTGTTTTGTTCACTGGTTATGGCAAACCATGTTCATACGATTTTGAAACCTCGAAATAAAAAAGATGATATGCCCTATTCGCCGGCTGAAATAATGCAAAAACACAAAGGGTTTACTGCTCATCAGGCAAACAGGATTTTAAATAGAAACGGAGTTTTGGCATCACGAAAACTATGATCATTGTGTTAGAGATGAAAGAGAGCTAAATTGCGTTATAGCTTATGTATTGAACAATCCGGTTAAGGCGCGTTTGGTTGAGAGCTACAATGGTTGGCCACATTATTGGTTAAACGATGAAATTATAAGTCTGTAAGGCAAGCGGACTCGCTTGCGATCTCAATTGAGGACAATTGAGTTACGAATTTATACTATGATCGAAATAAAAAAAATAACTCTCCGCGAAATCAGACTTCCTCTAAAGGAACCATTCCAGATATCATCAGGTGTTGAATATGAACGCAGAATTCTCATCCTACAATTCGAAGATGTTGATGGAGTTGAAGGTTGGTCGGAATGCGTGGCGGCAGCAATGCCGAACTATTCGCCGGAAACGATCGACACTTCCTGGCTGGCTTTACGTGAATGGGTGATCCCCCGGATACTTGGCAGGAAATTCAACTCACCCGAAGAGATAGCTCCTGTTTTGGAACAAGACTTTCGTGGACATAACATGGCCAAAGCCGCGGTTGAAATGGGTGCATGGGAACTGGCGGCCCAAAAGCAAGGCGTGCCATTATCTCAGCTTCTCGGAGGTACTCGCACAAAAATTGCGACCGGTATTTCGCTTGGAATTCAGAAGAGCCCAAATGCGCTTATTAAAAAAGTAAAAGAATCGCTTTCCCAGGGATACGGCAAAGTTAAAATAAAAATCAAGCCAGGAACGGACATTGAATACCTGAGCGCAGTTCGTGAAGCAGTGGGCAGCGAAGCGCCTTTAATGGTCGATGCTAACAATGCTTACACCTTGCGGGACATCGACCGGTTGCAACAACTCGATCAATTTGGTCTGATCATGATTGAGCAGCCTCTGGCCTGGGATGATCTCGTGCAGCATGCAGCTTTGCAAAAGCTGCTTAAAACGCCAATTTGCCTGGACGAGTCAATTACCAGTCAGGCGAAGGCTGAAGACATGGTAACGCTTGGCAGTGGCAAGATCATCAATATAAAGCCGGGCAGAGTTGGCGGTTTTACGCCTGCAAAAACGATACATGATTTCTGTGCTAAAAATAACATTCCGGTCTGGTGCGGCGGTATGCTCGAAAGCGGAATCGGCAGAGCGCACAATGTTGCCCTTGCCAGTTTGCCAAATTTTCTTCTGCCGGGCGACATCTCACCAAGTTCTCGTTACTGGGAACAGGACATTGTAACTCCAGAGTGGACAATGGATAAAGACGGCATGGTAACCGTTCCCCTCAATCGACCGGGGATGGGAGTGACTGTCGATCGCAACCGCATTGAAAACGTAACCGTTCGCAGCGAAACTATTTCGGGGTCTTAATTACCGGAAGATTGCTTTGCAGAGAATCCCGAAGGTCGGGACAAAGACATTGAAAAATTGAGTTTTCCGTCAATCAGAGATAAATGTGCGACGCACTTTTTGAAACTACAGAAGTTATGCCCTTATTTTTTAGCTTCACGGCAAAAAAAACTTAGTTTCCAAGAGGTCGCACATTCAGATAAAACGAAAAAAATGAAGTTTTTGGTTAATCAGTATTAACAAATTTTGATATGAGCAAGTCAAATATTCCCCAAGAGCTGAAGAAACATTTTCCAAAAGAAGTGCAGGAAAGTCTTATCCGCTTGCGCAGAGATCTT
This window encodes:
- the menC gene encoding o-succinylbenzoate synthase encodes the protein MIEIKKITLREIRLPLKEPFQISSGVEYERRILILQFEDVDGVEGWSECVAAAMPNYSPETIDTSWLALREWVIPRILGRKFNSPEEIAPVLEQDFRGHNMAKAAVEMGAWELAAQKQGVPLSQLLGGTRTKIATGISLGIQKSPNALIKKVKESLSQGYGKVKIKIKPGTDIEYLSAVREAVGSEAPLMVDANNAYTLRDIDRLQQLDQFGLIMIEQPLAWDDLVQHAALQKLLKTPICLDESITSQAKAEDMVTLGSGKIINIKPGRVGGFTPAKTIHDFCAKNNIPVWCGGMLESGIGRAHNVALASLPNFLLPGDISPSSRYWEQDIVTPEWTMDKDGMVTVPLNRPGMGVTVDRNRIENVTVRSETISGS